In the genome of Afipia felis ATCC 53690, the window CCACCGCCGCCGCGAACGGCCGCCGGCTATCGGAGCTATGACAGGGCGCACGAACGCCGTCTCAGCTTTGTGCTGAGGGCGCGTGAACTTGGATTCTCACTTGAGGAGGTACGCGCCTTGTTGCGTCTGGTGGACGAGCGGGACCAGCCGTGCGCGGAAGCGAGCCGACTCGCGGCAACTCACTTGGTGAACGTGCGGACGAAAATCGCCGATCTGCAACGTATGGAGGGAGTCCTGAAGAGGGTCCTCGCGCAATGCGGTGATGGAAGGCGCCCGGATTGCCCGCTGATCGAGACGTTGTTTCGTGAGACGACCGTCGAATAGGTCGGCTCGATTACGCCGAAACACGCTGGATTTTGCTCCCAGTTTATCCGGAAGCGCGGACTTCGGCGCGAATCGGAAAACAAGCCAAGCAATCGAATTTACGGGGTAGTTCGGCTGTGGGGACAGGATCCGAACCTGTGACCTCCAATGAGCGCGAGCGATCTTCCCAGCGAACGCGACAAGAAAAGTACCACCGCTCTTCGCGACGCTCGCCGCCTCTCTTACGTCGCCGTCACGCGCCCCGAAAAGAACTCAACCTGATTTTTCAGGAGCATCATCACTCGCCGTGGTGAAGGAGCTCTTTGACAGAAGTCAGAATTGAATAATCGACGGGCGTCACCCATCCCATACCTAAGACCGACGCCGGCAGTCCTTCCGCCTTCGTGGCCTCGCTTGAAGGCGTCGGGGCATTGCGGGCGAAAGACTCATATGGCCTGCTTCCGACTCTCCCAGCGCCATGTGCCGCAAGTCTGAGAAACATTAAACGGGGAGCAATCGCTAGACCCTCGAAGCCAACCCTTAAGAGGAGTGGCGCGCCGGACAGGATCAAACTGGGCACTGCTATGTCATTGTTGCCGCCATCAATTTCTGATTCCGGCAATTTGCACTTCGCGCCAGACGCAGTTATTTCGCACGCTTAAACAGCGTTACTACCCAGGCGATGAACCGTTGCCACCAAGCTGGCGGTGTGGACGGCGCCGGCGGCGGTGGCGGCTTGATTTCACCAGTGTAAACTTGGCTGGTGTAGTGATCTGCTCGTTGCGCGCGCTGCGTCTCACCATAGGTCATGCTCGGATACCAATCGATCCGCGACTCCCTGATCCAATAGTGTGATTTGCAGGGCAAAACGCCGAGGCCTATCGAGGGCTCAAGCGAGACCGTCGAGCCGTGATCAGTCAATCGCCACTTCGAGGGATTGAGGGGCGTCACAACTTTATTGCCGCAGCCGCAGCAGCATAGGTGAGATGCGGTTTTAAAGCGGTTGGAAATGTAAAGCATGCCTTTGTCGAGATCCTTTGGGATGAACTCGACGTAGCAGTGCTTCATGGTCGTGCGCCGCGTCACTCGGTCTCCTCAATC includes:
- a CDS encoding MerR family transcriptional regulator, which translates into the protein MRDQTPAKGLQRAELARRTGANLETVRYYEKVGLLPPPPRTAAGYRSYDRAHERRLSFVLRARELGFSLEEVRALLRLVDERDQPCAEASRLAATHLVNVRTKIADLQRMEGVLKRVLAQCGDGRRPDCPLIETLFRETTVE
- a CDS encoding DUF6527 family protein, whose amino-acid sequence is MTRRTTMKHCYVEFIPKDLDKGMLYISNRFKTASHLCCCGCGNKVVTPLNPSKWRLTDHGSTVSLEPSIGLGVLPCKSHYWIRESRIDWYPSMTYGETQRAQRADHYTSQVYTGEIKPPPPPAPSTPPAWWQRFIAWVVTLFKRAK